TCCGCTTTCTTTGAAGGCTATGTGATGACCTCTATGGCTCACTAGATTACCCTAGCAAAAGTTCAAAGACTTAGTGAGATAAAATTTTTGCCCTTCTGGTAAAAATTCAAAAAATTTACCTTAAACCTAGACTGTATAAGCGTTTGAGCCCCTTCCAAAACCCACTAACTACTTAATAGTAGTTAGTCAGGAGGATGAAATTATTTGGGATACACAATCCTCAGACAACTGGGGGTGTAAGGCGGCAATTGTTTACTCTAGAGCAGCAAAACAAAGCCTCGTTTAATGGCTGGCGGTGATAATTTGATCTAGGGTTAGTACTAGCTCTGGAAATTGGGTTGAGCGGAGGGTATCGCCAAGGCGGTAAAGCGAGCCTTGATATTCTTCTTCTACTAGGGTGTAGACCGTGATGGTGGGTTGTTTCGGGGAGCCAATGTAGCGCACGCCGCCCAACCCTTGATAATCGATGATCCAATATTCTGGGATGCCTAGCTGCTCGTAGTCAGCCACTTTGTAGGCGTAGTCGTCCTGCCAGTTGGTACTAACGATTTCGATGACGAGCCTGGCTGAGGCACCCTTGGAGATGGTGGATGAGCGCGACCAGTAGGGGTCGTCTGCCAAGGTCTGTTTGTCTAGGACGATGACATCAGGCAGTGCCCCCTGGTAGGCTCGTAGGGGTTTAACTAGGGTGTTGCGCGAAACGACGTAGGGGAGCTTTAGCCGTCGGCTCTCTAAAGCAAGTTCTTCGCAGAGGTAAGCGGCGATTAGCTCATGGGCACCAATGGGATACGCCTCAACAATTTCTCCCCGAATGAGTTCGTAGCGGCTTCCTTCTGCTGGATACCACGCTAAGAACTCGTCAAAGCTTATGGGTAGCTGGGTGATGAGTTGTCCTACCATGACGGGCACCTTGCAGCAGTGCTCTTCTATTGTGCGCCATTGGGTGAAACCTGTCTGGTGAGGTTTAGTGCTAAGTGATCCTGCCGGTTTTGCTTTCTCCACGCTATCTAGAAGTTCTTATGATTGCTTTAATTTTGGGAGTGATTGCTTTAGGGTCTACCGCTTACGGCGCTGCCATAGGGGCTAATGGTGTGGCCAAAATGCAAAACTTCTGCAGGGATATTTAGGCTTTGCCGCCAGTGCTGTATGTTCTATGAGAGGAGTATCCCCTTGCAGCATGGTAGGGTTCACTCTTCCGCAGCCTTGTTAGATAATTCCCTCCATGCCTAAGCAGTCCTCTCTATTTCCTGAAAGCAATTACGCTGCCCTATTCAATGGATTAAAGAAACGCATCCGGGCAGCGCAAGTCCGAGCTGTCGTAGCGGTTAACCAGGAGCTTATCTTTCTGTACTGGCAGATAGGTCAAGAGATTTTAATCCGGCAGCAGGAGGAAGGGTGGGGAACCAAAGTTATTGAGCGGTTAGCTAAGGACTTAAAGCGGGAGTTTCCAGATATGAAAGGGTTTTCCCGGTCCAACCTCATGTATATGCGCTCGTTTGCTGAGGCTTACCCAGATGAGGTAATTGTCCAACGCGGCGTTGGACAATTACCCTGGCGGCATAACATTGCACTCTTGGAGAAACTAAAAGACCCCCAGGAGCGCCTATGGTATGCCCAACAAACCCTGGTAAATGGGTGGAGTAGAGACATCCTAGTAATGCAGATTGAAACAAAACTGTTTAAGCGCCAGGGTGGTGCCATCACTAATTTCGAGCGTACCCTGCCATCAGAACAATCAGACTTGAGCCAACAACTGCTGAAAGATCCTTACAATTTTGATTTTTTGTCCCTGCAGGCAGCATCGCAGGAGCGAGACTTGGAGCGTGGGCTGCTGCTGCACATCCGTGACTTTCTAATGGAACTGGGCATTGGGTTTGCCTTCCTAGGCAGCCAATATCCCATTGTGGTGGACGACAAAGAATATCGGGTAGATTTGCTGTTCTACCACACACAGCTCCACTGCTACGTAGTGATCGACCTGAAGATGGGCGAGTTTGAGCCAGAGTACTCCGGCAAGATGAATTTCTACGTTGAAGCTGTTAACAGGTTTCTGCGCAAAGATCTTGATAATCCTACAATTGGCATCATCCTGTGCCGATCAAAACGGCGTACTGTTGTCGAGTTTGCTTTGGGTTCTGTACAGAACCCAATTGGGGTAGCGACTTACATGCTGAGAGAGGATCTTCCTCCAGCACTAAAAGATAGCCTGCCAACAGCTGAGCAGCTAGAAATGGAGATGGAGGCCGCAGTCCTTGAGCTAGAGGAAACGCAGGAATAGCGCTCACCCTATTCAGTCATGACATAGTCGTGACTTAAACATGTTATTTGCCATGGTGGATAACCGTCTCACTCCTCTTCATGGTCATAGCAGATAATCTCCATTGAGACACCTTTTCCAGTGCGCCTGTTGCTCGAACGACGAGCTAAAACCCATCCCTAAAAGTGTTTTGATCAAGTAAGCAGGCATAGAATATTCCACCAGCCCTTCTCCAGCTGCCATGTTTCTGGGTTTGAATCTAATAGGGTTGCCTATTTAGACATCAGGTCAGGATGGCTATAAGAAAAAAGTTATTTCTCTGTAGCTAACTTCTCCAGTTCGATCAGTAGCTTGGTAATCCGTTCCTTCTTCTTGGGGTTTTCCCAGGCTTTGCTCTTCTTAAGTTGCTTACTGATTCCGTTTAATCGGTCAATCACTGTCGGGTCTGGCATTGGTTCAGACTCAACTTTCAGCGCTTTCACCCTGGCCTTGATTTCAGTAAGTGCAAGATTCTCGCTGACGGCTAAGCCCAGTAGATCAGCTCGTTGCTGCTCATTCTTGACCCGTGAGATCGCTTGAGCCTTGGTATATTCCAAGTCGCCTCGGCGAAGCACATCCAGTATATCTTCTGGCAGTTTCAACAATGGCAAGCGGCTGGAACGAAAGCTGTCAATGGTAAATCGACCGATACCGTCCAAAATTTCTTCAACCATTTCGATTTGAGACAAAACGTTTTGTCTCAAATCCTGCCCACGATGTTTAGCGTTGTGAGCGTGGTAGAACAGCGCAGTGACAGTGTCTCTATCGGCTCCTAATGTCAGCGCCAACAAATCCACCACAGCTTCGGTTTCCTCAACCGGATTTAGGTCTTCGCGCTGGAGGTTCTCAATCAGGGCAACCTGCAGCGCTTGCTGATCGTCAAACTCGCGGACAATAATCGGAACTTCTTCTAGTCCTGCTTCTCGGGCTGCTCGTAGCCGACGCTCCCCAGCAACCAGTTCGTACTCATTGTCAGCTGCAGGACGCACCAGGAGAGGTTCCAGGATGCCATGCTCTTTAACAGACTGGACAAGCTGAGCTAACTTCTCAGGGCCAAAGTAGCGCCGTGGCTGCTTGGCTGGCAAGCGAATCATCTCAATAGACGCTGTTTGACCATGACCAGCTGGCACTTCTTCCCGGTTGAGAATCGCTGCTACGTTGCGAAGCTGAGGCTTTTGAATGTTCTTTCGAGAGGGCACTATAAGGTCTCCAAGTTCTCACTGATCACATTTAGGATCTCTACAGCAGAATGTTTGGGATCATAGGCCGCCAGAGGCAAATACTGCATAGAGGCGTCGGCAAAAGCAACTGCCCTAGGAATAGGCGGGAACACTGGAGCGACGCCACTAAACTGTTCGATCACAGCTTCTAGAATCTCTCGGCTTTGAGAGGTGCGATCATGCAGGTTGGGAATGACTCCGGCAATCTTTAAGTCGGAAGCCACTCCTTCCTGCTGTAATTCACTAATGGTGCCTAAGAGCAAATCGAGGCCAACAAAGCTCTTGAACTGGGTTTGCATGGGAATCAGAATATGAGTAGATGCCACTAGAGACAAAATACTCAGGACCCCCAGTGTCGGCGGACAGTCAACCAGGATGAAGTCGTACTCTGGCGCAACAGGGGCTAGTGCCTTTTTTAAGCGGGTTTCTTTTGCGATCGCAGTCGCTAACCTCACATCTGCTGCACTTAAAGTCAAATTACTTGGCAGTAGGTCCATATTATGAATGTCTTTCAAAATAGAGACCGGAGCACGATCCAAAATACTCTGAGTAATTGTCTCCTCCAGCTCGTGGGGCTGAAGCCCCATAAAGACGGTTAGCGAAGACTGGGGATCCATATCCACCAGTAGGACTCGTTGCCCCCGCTGAGCTAGCGAATAACCCAGGTTCATGGCCAGAGTCGTCTTGCCAGTCCCTCCAGCTTGGTTAAAAAAGGAAATGACGTTGGTCACAGGCTAAGCCTTTCAAATCACAGAGTTAGTTTAACGAGAAGGTCTAGATACGGAACGAGACTTATAGCAAGTAGTCTAATCACCTTGCGGTTCTCCAGTAATTACTGCCTCAGACAACGGCGTTTAGAGGTGGTTGTCCAAAGCAGCGGTTCTAAGGTGATAGAGCAGCGCTATTAACTCATCATCCTGTAGTTGGCTACGCCGACGCCCACCAAATCGTTCCGCAATAAAATTGGTAACTTGAGCAGCAGTCCATCCCAACCTTTGTACTTGTTGCTGAATATCACTGAGGACGTTAGTGGAGAGGGTTAAGGGAGAAGAGGGAGTCATCAGCTGTGGAAAACTTAATTTTTCCCCCCGCACCCCCCTGTCCGGAGTAGATGTTTGAGGGTCCGAACCAACTTCACTAGAAAAGGGGCCTCTACCCTTCATTATTTCTGGCTTGGTGTAAACTTCCTCGATTTCTCGGGCTTTTTCAGGATCTGGTGGTTCCGGTTCTAGCGTTGCTGCAACGGCTGAAACGCTTGCTGGTTCTGGGCGTTTACTCTCTTCCTTGAGCTGGTGCTCTGGATGCCAAAGTGAAAGGTATTTGTAGAGCGTTTTTTTGCTGATGCTGAATTGACTCGTGATGGCCTCGGCGCGAGCGGTTACTCCAGTGGGCAGGGCATTCTGCTGCATCAAGGTCTTTACGGCCTGCTCAATACGCTCTTGGGCGTCTCTGGAAAGCCGCTGGTTAAAGGGGACGATATTGTTGTGGTGTAGATCGGTGGTGCGCTTAGGCTGGCTGCCCATCGGCCAGTAGTAGTTCTCCGCAGCTCTAGCCCAAGCTTTGACCCGGCGCTCAATATCAGCTTGGTGGCGACAGTACTCTTCGTAGCCGGGACGACCCGTAGCGATGCGCAGGGTGTATTCTTCAAGCGCCTGGCCTTGGAGTTGCTCGAAGACAATGCCATAGCAGGCGATGGTCTTGAGTAGGTGGTTGGTCTGGCCGTAGCCAGTCCAGCCTTCGGTGATTTCGGTTTCTAGGTCGCTGCGCCAGTCTTCGACAGGATGGCTGCGTCGTTTAGGGTGCTTGCGGTGGTTGTTGCGGCCTACCTCGAGGGCTGGGCCTAGGCTATCAATGTCCTGGTTGGCGGCAGCACCCTCCCACATCCACCAAAAACGGCTCAGACTATTGCCGATGGGGTTGAGATCGTCGTCGAGGAGGCAGGAGCCACTGCTGGGCTGGAGAGGC
The sequence above is drawn from the Pseudanabaena sp. FACHB-2040 genome and encodes:
- a CDS encoding Uma2 family endonuclease; this translates as MVGQLITQLPISFDEFLAWYPAEGSRYELIRGEIVEAYPIGAHELIAAYLCEELALESRRLKLPYVVSRNTLVKPLRAYQGALPDVIVLDKQTLADDPYWSRSSTISKGASARLVIEIVSTNWQDDYAYKVADYEQLGIPEYWIIDYQGLGGVRYIGSPKQPTITVYTLVEEEYQGSLYRLGDTLRSTQFPELVLTLDQIITASH
- a CDS encoding PDDEXK nuclease domain-containing protein, which codes for MPKQSSLFPESNYAALFNGLKKRIRAAQVRAVVAVNQELIFLYWQIGQEILIRQQEEGWGTKVIERLAKDLKREFPDMKGFSRSNLMYMRSFAEAYPDEVIVQRGVGQLPWRHNIALLEKLKDPQERLWYAQQTLVNGWSRDILVMQIETKLFKRQGGAITNFERTLPSEQSDLSQQLLKDPYNFDFLSLQAASQERDLERGLLLHIRDFLMELGIGFAFLGSQYPIVVDDKEYRVDLLFYHTQLHCYVVIDLKMGEFEPEYSGKMNFYVEAVNRFLRKDLDNPTIGIILCRSKRRTVVEFALGSVQNPIGVATYMLREDLPPALKDSLPTAEQLEMEMEAAVLELEETQE
- a CDS encoding ParB/RepB/Spo0J family partition protein, whose protein sequence is MPSRKNIQKPQLRNVAAILNREEVPAGHGQTASIEMIRLPAKQPRRYFGPEKLAQLVQSVKEHGILEPLLVRPAADNEYELVAGERRLRAAREAGLEEVPIIVREFDDQQALQVALIENLQREDLNPVEETEAVVDLLALTLGADRDTVTALFYHAHNAKHRGQDLRQNVLSQIEMVEEILDGIGRFTIDSFRSSRLPLLKLPEDILDVLRRGDLEYTKAQAISRVKNEQQRADLLGLAVSENLALTEIKARVKALKVESEPMPDPTVIDRLNGISKQLKKSKAWENPKKKERITKLLIELEKLATEK
- a CDS encoding AAA family ATPase; translation: MTNVISFFNQAGGTGKTTLAMNLGYSLAQRGQRVLLVDMDPQSSLTVFMGLQPHELEETITQSILDRAPVSILKDIHNMDLLPSNLTLSAADVRLATAIAKETRLKKALAPVAPEYDFILVDCPPTLGVLSILSLVASTHILIPMQTQFKSFVGLDLLLGTISELQQEGVASDLKIAGVIPNLHDRTSQSREILEAVIEQFSGVAPVFPPIPRAVAFADASMQYLPLAAYDPKHSAVEILNVISENLETL